Proteins encoded within one genomic window of Blattabacterium cuenoti:
- a CDS encoding 4Fe-4S dicluster domain-containing protein yields the protein MMKSNKKENSVCSCSDNNHVGEIPVKVLLQKKTSRRDFLKWIGFSTASVTLAACKGPVIKSIPYVVKPDVVVPGIPTYYASTMMDSFDIGSVLVKTREGRPIKIEPNLTSKYFNTTSSRIQSSILSLYDEEKLKNPFINGKKCSWNEIDNYVIQHLEKISKAKKDIVILSSSFPSFSTKKLIQCFSKKYPTTKWITYDAISYSKVLDASEEILGHRGFPFFDLSKTELIVSFDADFLGDWCPENMGKAYAKNRNPEKSMIQHIQIESNMSLSGANADIRISKKPSDIKKMLFEVYQYVFLGRESKDQNVKNIASLIKKKGSKSVILADGDKESYIQSLLINKKIHSNALQEKFFLSKESNDEKLKTFLDNKIEKEKVGALFIHNTNPIYSLPFPYNKKIKKLLKSIPLTISFSMKKDETNEVMNVLAPIPHWLESWGDTHPVTGIYTLIQPTIQCLFNTRQFQESLIIWGKIKEKNYYDFLKKTWEKEIIPKSNVSSFNEALFHGVVEKKENIIFRKKHSNNNDYEKKLLNYINHEKKLELEKYFELRLYTKISIGDGHQHNNPWLQEFPDPITRTTWDNYLTISSYDAKKIGLENWYTGSGAMNGNCVDLIKNNKILIKDLPIYIQPGQAIGSVGLAFGYGKKKFSKICNGKNAYAVYENFDLIQKNIQIKKANKIHKFACVQLQNTAVGRNLAKETDLETFLKKPMEFWNEQEKISTHKGMLSPNQISIFENKNKENEKKGHHFNLSIDLNACIGCGACVISCHSENNVPVVGKEEIRKSRDMHWIRVDRYYSDNKKNQKVSFQPVMCQHCDYAPCETVCPVGATVHGEQGQNMMAYNRCVGTRYCANNCPYKVRRFNWFDYVNNQKFDFNMNNSLGKMSINPDVVVRTRGVMEKCSLCIQRTQYTINMAKKENRKIKDEEFKTACSISCPTDAIVFGDVNDENSQISKKIKDSRSYKLLEFIGIRPNVSYQLKIRNLK from the coding sequence ATGATGAAATCAAATAAAAAAGAAAATTCCGTTTGTTCGTGTTCGGATAATAATCATGTTGGAGAAATTCCAGTTAAAGTTCTTTTACAAAAGAAAACATCCAGACGTGATTTCCTAAAATGGATTGGATTTAGTACAGCTTCTGTAACTTTAGCTGCATGTAAAGGTCCAGTAATCAAATCTATTCCTTATGTAGTAAAACCAGATGTTGTTGTTCCAGGAATTCCTACCTATTATGCATCTACTATGATGGATTCTTTTGATATTGGAAGTGTTTTGGTGAAAACAAGAGAAGGACGTCCTATTAAAATAGAACCTAATTTGACATCAAAATATTTTAATACCACGTCGTCTAGAATCCAATCTTCTATTTTATCTCTTTATGATGAAGAAAAATTAAAAAACCCATTTATTAATGGAAAAAAATGTTCTTGGAATGAAATAGATAATTATGTCATTCAGCATTTAGAAAAAATATCCAAAGCAAAAAAAGATATTGTGATTCTTTCATCTTCTTTTCCAAGTTTTTCTACAAAAAAATTAATTCAATGTTTTTCAAAAAAGTATCCTACAACTAAATGGATTACCTATGATGCCATTTCATACTCTAAAGTTTTAGATGCTTCTGAAGAAATCCTTGGACATCGCGGATTTCCATTTTTTGATTTATCAAAAACAGAATTAATAGTGTCTTTTGATGCTGATTTTTTAGGAGATTGGTGTCCAGAAAATATGGGAAAAGCTTATGCAAAAAATAGAAATCCAGAAAAATCTATGATACAACATATTCAAATAGAGAGTAATATGTCATTATCAGGAGCAAATGCAGATATCCGTATTTCAAAAAAACCTTCTGATATAAAAAAAATGTTATTTGAGGTTTACCAGTATGTTTTTTTAGGAAGAGAATCCAAAGATCAAAATGTCAAAAATATAGCTTCTTTAATAAAAAAGAAAGGATCAAAAAGTGTCATTCTTGCAGATGGAGATAAAGAATCTTATATTCAATCTCTTTTGATTAATAAAAAAATTCACAGTAATGCTTTACAAGAAAAATTTTTTTTATCAAAAGAAAGTAATGATGAAAAATTAAAAACTTTTCTGGATAATAAAATAGAAAAAGAAAAAGTAGGAGCCCTATTCATTCATAATACAAATCCTATTTATAGTCTTCCATTTCCTTACAATAAAAAAATAAAAAAATTATTAAAAAGTATTCCCCTTACAATTTCCTTTTCTATGAAAAAAGATGAAACTAATGAAGTCATGAATGTTTTAGCACCTATACCTCATTGGCTTGAAAGTTGGGGGGATACTCATCCTGTGACAGGAATTTATACTCTAATTCAACCAACCATTCAATGTCTCTTCAATACAAGACAATTTCAAGAATCTTTAATAATTTGGGGAAAAATTAAAGAAAAAAATTATTACGATTTTTTAAAAAAAACTTGGGAAAAAGAAATCATTCCGAAATCAAATGTTTCATCGTTTAATGAAGCTTTGTTTCATGGAGTTGTAGAAAAAAAAGAAAATATAATATTTAGAAAAAAACATTCTAATAATAATGATTATGAAAAGAAATTACTCAATTATATCAATCATGAAAAAAAATTAGAATTAGAAAAATATTTTGAACTTAGATTATATACAAAAATAAGTATAGGAGATGGACATCAACATAATAATCCTTGGTTGCAAGAATTTCCAGATCCTATCACAAGAACGACCTGGGATAATTATTTAACTATCTCCTCTTACGATGCAAAAAAAATAGGATTAGAAAATTGGTATACAGGAAGTGGAGCTATGAATGGAAATTGTGTCGATTTAATTAAAAATAATAAAATACTGATTAAAGACCTTCCTATTTATATTCAACCTGGACAAGCTATAGGATCTGTAGGATTAGCTTTTGGTTATGGGAAAAAAAAATTCTCTAAAATATGCAATGGAAAAAATGCTTATGCAGTTTACGAAAATTTTGATTTAATACAAAAAAATATACAAATAAAAAAAGCAAATAAAATACATAAATTTGCTTGTGTCCAATTACAAAACACTGCAGTAGGAAGAAATTTAGCAAAAGAAACAGATTTAGAAACTTTTTTAAAAAAACCTATGGAATTTTGGAACGAACAAGAAAAAATTTCCACCCATAAAGGAATGTTATCCCCAAACCAAATTTCCATTTTTGAAAATAAAAATAAAGAAAATGAAAAAAAAGGACATCATTTTAACTTATCTATAGATTTAAATGCTTGTATTGGATGTGGAGCTTGTGTTATATCATGTCACTCGGAAAATAATGTTCCTGTAGTTGGAAAGGAAGAAATAAGAAAATCTAGAGATATGCATTGGATACGTGTTGATAGATATTATTCTGATAATAAAAAAAATCAAAAAGTATCTTTTCAACCAGTAATGTGTCAACATTGTGATTATGCTCCTTGCGAAACTGTATGTCCAGTAGGAGCAACAGTTCATGGAGAACAAGGTCAAAATATGATGGCCTATAATCGTTGTGTAGGAACACGTTATTGTGCAAATAATTGTCCTTATAAAGTAAGACGTTTTAATTGGTTTGACTATGTCAATAATCAAAAATTTGATTTTAACATGAATAATTCCCTAGGAAAAATGTCTATCAATCCAGATGTTGTTGTAAGAACCAGAGGTGTTATGGAAAAATGTTCTTTATGTATACAAAGAACACAATATACTATAAATATGGCAAAAAAAGAAAATAGAAAAATAAAAGATGAGGAATTTAAAACAGCTTGTAGCATTTCTTGTCCTACAGACGCAATTGTTTTTGGAGATGTTAATGATGAAAATAGTCAAATTTCAAAAAAAATAAAAGATTCAAGATCTTACAAATTACTGGAGTTTATAGGAATACGTCCAAATGTTTCCTATCAGTTAAAAATTAGAAATTTAAAATGA